In one window of Marinilabiliales bacterium DNA:
- the miaA gene encoding tRNA (adenosine(37)-N6)-dimethylallyltransferase MiaA — MVRTLKDDEPLLITVLGPTASGKTAFAACLAHALDGEIISADSRQVYRGMDIGTGKDYSDYTVNGEAVPVHLIDIVDAGYKYSVYEYQRDFVKAWDDIISRGRQPLLCGGSGMYLEAVLGAYELINVPHDQSLRKELESKSDAGLREMLAARVKLHNVSDTSSRKRLIRALEIALYREKEGGAGFVFPRFEPVILGIAAERDERRRRITARLDARLNEGLVEEVRRLLDGGLSPDDLMFYGLEYKYVTMYVKGDIPFGEMRDLLNTAIHQFAKRQMTWFRKMERNGYKIHWIDAMMPMQEKLELAGEIIKRCRK, encoded by the coding sequence ATGGTCCGTACACTAAAAGATGATGAGCCGCTACTGATAACCGTACTTGGCCCCACCGCCTCGGGCAAGACTGCTTTTGCCGCCTGCCTGGCCCATGCTCTTGACGGCGAGATAATAAGCGCCGATTCCCGGCAGGTTTACAGGGGCATGGATATAGGCACCGGCAAGGACTATTCAGACTATACAGTCAATGGAGAGGCCGTTCCCGTCCATCTCATAGATATTGTCGATGCCGGCTACAAATACAGCGTTTACGAGTACCAGCGCGACTTTGTGAAGGCATGGGATGACATCATCTCCCGGGGCCGGCAGCCGTTGCTGTGCGGCGGGTCGGGCATGTACCTCGAGGCGGTGCTGGGCGCCTACGAGCTGATCAACGTGCCCCATGACCAGTCCCTCAGGAAAGAGCTTGAAAGCAAGAGCGATGCCGGACTCAGGGAGATGCTTGCTGCCAGGGTGAAGCTGCATAACGTATCAGACACCTCATCGCGCAAAAGGCTCATACGCGCCCTTGAGATAGCCCTTTACAGGGAGAAGGAGGGTGGTGCCGGGTTTGTCTTCCCCCGGTTCGAACCGGTTATCCTCGGCATCGCTGCAGAGCGCGACGAGCGCAGGCGGCGCATTACAGCCAGGCTTGATGCCCGGCTTAACGAGGGGCTTGTTGAAGAGGTCAGGCGGCTGCTTGATGGCGGACTTTCGCCTGATGACCTGATGTTTTACGGACTGGAATACAAGTATGTCACCATGTATGTTAAAGGAGATATCCCTTTCGGGGAAATGAGGGACCTGCTAAACACAGCCATTCATCAGTTTGCCAAGCGGCAGATGACCTGGTTCAGGAAGATGGAACGCAACGGATACAAGATACACTGGATCGATGCCATGATGCCCATGCAGGAGAAGCTGGAGCTTGCCGGCGAAATCATCAAACGCTGCCGGAAATAA
- the lpdA gene encoding dihydrolipoyl dehydrogenase, whose protein sequence is MEYDLIVIGSGPGGYVAAIRASQLKMKVAVVEKEELGGVCLNWGCIPTKSLLKSAQVLNYLKHASDYGIKTGGEAKPDFPAVIERSRKVAEGMSKGVQYLMKKNKIEVISGYARLAGKNTVEVKTEGKSSSTITAKHILLATGARSRELPSLKQDGKKIIGYREAMTLDKLPKSMIVAGSGAIGSEFAWLYASMGTRVTLVEYMDSIVPLEDEEVSAQLGRSFKKMGMKVMTSSSIEGAEVKGNVCTARVKTKKGEEKIEAEIILSAVGITPNTSGIGLEENKVEMDGERVKVDEFYQTSMDGVYAIGDIVGGPALAHVASAEGIICVEKIRGLEPEPLNYDNIPSCVYTGPEVASVGMTEKSAREKGVDIRVGKFPFTASGKASAAGEKEGFVKLVFDAKYGELLGAHMIGANVTEMIAEIVVARKLETTGHEIIKSVHPHPTMSEAVMEAAAAAWDEVIHL, encoded by the coding sequence ATGGAGTATGACCTTATAGTAATAGGAAGCGGACCCGGCGGTTATGTGGCCGCCATAAGGGCCAGCCAGCTGAAAATGAAAGTGGCCGTTGTTGAAAAGGAAGAACTGGGAGGGGTGTGCCTGAACTGGGGCTGCATACCAACCAAATCGCTGCTTAAAAGCGCGCAGGTACTCAATTACCTTAAACATGCTTCTGACTATGGCATAAAAACAGGGGGCGAAGCCAAGCCTGATTTTCCTGCGGTCATTGAAAGGAGCAGGAAGGTTGCCGAAGGGATGAGCAAGGGTGTTCAGTATCTTATGAAAAAGAACAAGATAGAGGTAATCAGCGGCTATGCCAGGCTGGCAGGGAAAAACACGGTCGAAGTAAAAACAGAAGGGAAGTCCTCCTCCACAATCACCGCAAAACACATATTACTGGCAACCGGTGCACGCTCGCGTGAATTGCCATCCCTGAAGCAGGATGGGAAGAAAATCATCGGCTACAGGGAAGCCATGACACTGGATAAACTTCCCAAATCGATGATAGTTGCCGGCTCAGGCGCAATAGGAAGCGAGTTTGCCTGGTTATATGCTTCTATGGGAACCCGTGTGACCCTTGTCGAGTACATGGACTCAATAGTACCCCTGGAAGATGAGGAGGTATCTGCACAGCTTGGCAGGTCATTCAAAAAGATGGGTATGAAAGTAATGACCAGTTCTTCAATCGAGGGTGCAGAGGTCAAAGGCAATGTCTGCACTGCCAGGGTCAAAACGAAAAAGGGGGAGGAGAAAATAGAGGCAGAAATAATTCTCTCTGCTGTCGGCATCACCCCCAATACTTCGGGGATCGGACTGGAGGAAAACAAGGTTGAAATGGATGGTGAAAGGGTGAAGGTTGATGAGTTTTACCAGACCAGCATGGATGGCGTATATGCCATTGGTGACATTGTTGGCGGACCGGCGCTCGCTCACGTTGCATCGGCTGAAGGTATCATCTGCGTTGAGAAGATCAGGGGACTTGAACCGGAGCCCCTTAACTATGACAATATTCCCTCATGCGTTTATACGGGACCCGAAGTGGCCTCCGTAGGTATGACCGAAAAATCAGCCAGGGAAAAGGGGGTTGATATAAGGGTGGGCAAATTCCCGTTCACCGCTTCGGGTAAGGCAAGTGCAGCCGGCGAGAAGGAGGGCTTTGTGAAGCTGGTTTTTGATGCAAAATACGGTGAGCTTCTCGGTGCGCACATGATAGGCGCTAATGTTACCGAGATGATCGCAGAGATTGTTGTTGCACGAAAGCTTGAGACCACGGGACACGAGATCATTAAATCGGTACACCCCCACCCGACCATGTCGGAGGCGGTAATGGAAGCCGCAGCCGCAGCCTGGGACGAGGTTATACATCTTTAA
- a CDS encoding ATP-binding cassette domain-containing protein — protein MGKIVELKNVSAGYTGEVILREVNLVVNDHDFIGIIGPNGGGKTTLLKVVLGLIRPYKGSVTFFNGRESSHGNIIGYLPQINLIDTRFPISVTDVVLSGLMSKEGILGRYSGKQKKLALETLEKMGIHNLRDKTVGELSGGQLQRVYLCRAIISSPRLLMLDEPSTFVDTKFETDFYEILKELNDDMAIIVVSHDVGTITWYVKTIACVNRDLHYHPHSTITQEQLAAYNCPIQIITHGDVPHTVLKTHNH, from the coding sequence ATGGGTAAGATAGTTGAGCTTAAAAACGTTTCGGCCGGGTATACCGGTGAAGTGATTCTCAGGGAAGTGAATCTCGTGGTCAATGATCACGATTTTATAGGTATTATTGGTCCCAACGGTGGCGGCAAGACGACCCTGCTGAAGGTGGTACTGGGATTAATACGTCCGTACAAGGGGAGCGTCACATTCTTTAACGGACGGGAAAGCAGCCATGGCAATATTATCGGGTACCTGCCCCAGATCAACCTGATCGATACCCGTTTCCCCATTTCGGTAACCGACGTTGTACTGAGCGGACTGATGAGCAAGGAGGGAATACTGGGGCGCTATTCAGGGAAGCAGAAAAAACTTGCCCTTGAGACTCTTGAAAAAATGGGTATTCACAATCTGAGGGACAAAACGGTAGGCGAACTTTCGGGAGGACAGCTTCAGCGCGTATACCTGTGCCGGGCAATCATCTCTTCGCCAAGGCTCCTGATGCTTGATGAGCCCAGTACCTTTGTCGACACTAAATTTGAAACAGATTTCTATGAGATACTAAAGGAACTTAACGATGATATGGCGATCATCGTGGTTTCGCATGATGTGGGTACCATAACATGGTATGTGAAGACCATAGCATGCGTTAACCGCGATCTGCATTATCATCCTCACAGCACCATAACGCAGGAGCAGCTTGCAGCCTACAACTGCCCGATCCAGATCATTACGCACGGTGATGTGCCGCATACCGTTCTTAAAACCCACAATCACTGA
- a CDS encoding metal ABC transporter permease: MAESFFELLQYRFFTNALLASVLTSINCGIIGTYIVSRRLVFISGGITHASFGGIGIGYFFGFNPVLAATVFAVLSALGIEFLSKKADVREDSLIGIFWSFGMALGIIFIFLAPGYAPNLMGYLFGSLLTVSPADIWMMLALTLTVSIFFIVFYKVILFISFDQEYARTHRAPVQLVNYLLISLVAATIVLSIKVAGIILVISLLTIPQTIANLFTRKFSKIMVASVLIAFMGTFTGLMISYSYNIPSGASVIMSLIFAFIITKLFSIILTSLKVKTSYRNKPAETN; the protein is encoded by the coding sequence ATGGCCGAATCATTTTTCGAACTTCTTCAATACCGGTTCTTTACAAATGCCCTTCTGGCATCAGTTCTTACCAGCATCAACTGCGGCATAATCGGCACCTATATAGTATCAAGACGGCTGGTCTTTATAAGCGGGGGAATTACCCATGCCTCCTTCGGCGGAATAGGCATTGGTTACTTTTTCGGGTTTAATCCGGTTCTGGCGGCAACGGTCTTTGCCGTGCTTTCTGCCCTGGGTATTGAGTTTCTTTCTAAAAAGGCAGATGTGAGGGAAGACTCGCTAATCGGTATATTCTGGTCGTTCGGAATGGCATTGGGTATTATTTTTATTTTCCTGGCACCCGGCTATGCTCCAAACCTTATGGGATACCTCTTCGGGAGTCTCCTTACCGTATCGCCTGCCGACATCTGGATGATGCTGGCTCTTACTTTGACGGTGTCAATCTTCTTCATTGTTTTTTACAAGGTTATACTGTTCATATCGTTCGACCAGGAATATGCCAGGACCCACAGGGCCCCGGTACAGCTTGTCAACTACCTGCTCATAAGCCTTGTGGCAGCCACAATCGTACTGAGTATAAAGGTGGCGGGAATCATCCTGGTCATCTCCCTGCTTACCATACCACAAACAATAGCGAACCTGTTTACCAGAAAATTCAGCAAAATTATGGTTGCCTCAGTCCTTATTGCATTTATGGGTACATTTACCGGACTGATGATATCTTACAGTTACAACATCCCATCCGGGGCCTCGGTTATAATGTCGCTGATATTCGCCTTCATAATTACCAAGTTGTTCAGCATCATTTTAACATCACTGAAGGTGAAAACATCATACCGGAACAAACCGGCAGAAACAAACTGA
- a CDS encoding zinc ABC transporter substrate-binding protein, translated as MIRIKILPLLLILLLAACGGGMQERDKPVITVSIVPQKYFVERIAGDRFDINILVPPGAEPETYEPTPRQMQEVANSLVYFRIGYIEFERTVLRNLGTAGNGPLVVNTAYGMDLIAADIVDHGDHVHLYGVDPHIWLTAPGVKIQAGNMLDALVEADPDNAPLYNENYNNFALELDRLHAELTGKLNGLSRRTFIVFHPALGYFARDYDLTQISIEEEGKNPTVANMRKVVDIARQEGISDVFIQMEFERENARAVARELGGDVIELKPLSANWSANMREMADKIYEVLKE; from the coding sequence ATGATACGTATCAAGATTTTGCCCCTGCTGCTTATCCTTCTGCTTGCGGCTTGCGGGGGAGGCATGCAGGAACGGGACAAGCCGGTTATCACCGTCAGCATAGTGCCGCAGAAGTATTTTGTTGAAAGGATTGCAGGAGACAGGTTCGATATAAACATACTTGTGCCGCCCGGCGCCGAACCCGAAACCTACGAGCCTACACCCAGGCAGATGCAGGAGGTGGCAAATTCACTGGTATATTTCCGGATAGGCTACATTGAGTTTGAAAGAACGGTACTCAGAAATCTGGGAACGGCCGGTAACGGTCCCCTGGTAGTCAATACGGCCTACGGCATGGATCTGATCGCAGCCGATATAGTTGACCATGGAGACCATGTGCACCTCTACGGGGTTGATCCGCATATATGGCTTACTGCACCGGGGGTCAAAATCCAGGCCGGCAACATGCTTGACGCGCTTGTTGAGGCAGATCCGGATAACGCCCCCCTTTATAATGAGAACTACAACAACTTTGCCCTTGAGCTGGACCGGCTGCATGCCGAACTGACCGGAAAGTTAAACGGCCTGAGCAGGCGCACATTCATTGTTTTTCACCCTGCGCTTGGATATTTCGCAAGGGATTACGATCTTACACAGATATCAATCGAAGAGGAGGGGAAAAACCCGACGGTGGCCAACATGAGAAAGGTCGTTGATATTGCCAGGCAGGAGGGCATAAGCGATGTGTTCATCCAGATGGAGTTTGAGCGTGAAAATGCAAGGGCCGTGGCCCGTGAGCTGGGGGGTGATGTTATCGAGCTGAAGCCGCTGTCGGCGAACTGGTCAGCCAACATGAGGGAGATGGCTGACAAGATATACGAAGTACTGAAAGAGTAG